Proteins from one Juglans microcarpa x Juglans regia isolate MS1-56 chromosome 6S, Jm3101_v1.0, whole genome shotgun sequence genomic window:
- the LOC121237683 gene encoding uncharacterized protein LOC121237683 — protein MSRKVLVAIPDWKVIGCTSIVKNCPLEIADLVLTVDLIVFHMMKFDPILGMDWLSRHYAQINCQRREVVFNLPACERIFNMGEAVRLDLFKVTAEQVRKSLVNRDNVYLVMIRDVTVGPKGIKGITTIEDFLKVFIDELLGLPPDRETKFVVELEPAIALVHKAPYRIAPTELKELKMHIEELLAKGFIRPSS, from the coding sequence ATGTCTCGGAAAGTTTTAGTAGCTATCCCCGACTGGAAGGTAATCGGTTGTACAAGTATAGTTAAGAATTGTCCGTTGGAAATTGCGGATTTGGTCTTGACAGTGgatttgattgtttttcacATGATGAAATTCGATCCAATCTTAGGAATGGACTGGTTGTCTAGGCATTACGCCCAGATAAATTGTCAGAGGCGGGAGGTAGTGTTCAATCTACCTGCATGTGAAAGGATTTTTAATATGGGTGAGGCTGTTCGGCTTGATCTGTTTAAGGTAACAGCCGAACAAGTCAGGAAGAGTTTGGTAAATAGGGACAATGTCTATCTAGTAATGATAAGGGACGTAACAGTAGGACCTAAAGGAATCAAAGGAATCACTACGATTGAGGATTTTCTTAAGGTTTTCATTGATGAACTACTTGGATTACCTCCGGATCGAGAGACGAAATTTGTAGTTGAGCTTGAACCAGCCATAGCCCTAGTGCATAAGGCACCCTATCGGATTGCTCCAACAGAATTAAAAGAGCTTAAAATGCATATTGAAGAGCTCCTAGCAAAGGGTTTTATTCGGCCTAGCTCATAG